A segment of the Pirellulales bacterium genome:
CGAAACGGTCTCGACCCGATGACTTCGCTCCGCATAGCCCTGGTGGTCCATGGCCGGTTTCACATCTTCGATCTTGCCCGTGAGTTGCTTCACCAGGGCCACGACGTGACACTGTTCACGAACTACCCGAAGCGCGTCTGCGAGCGGTTCGGCGTGCCGCGCCGGCGCGTGGTCAACTGCCTCACCCACGGCGTCGCCAGCCGCGCCTTGGCGAAATTGCTCCCCCGAAGCCCAGGGCTGAGAGAACGCTGGACGAACGCGGCGTTTGGTCGCTGGGCGGCCCGGACTGTGCCCGCGCACGGCCGGTGGGACGCCGTCGCCTGCATGAGCGGCGTCGCCGAAGACCTCTTCGACGGCCTCGACGCTCCCGAGACGCTGCGCGTTTTGCTGCGGCTGTCGCTGCACATTCGCGAGCAAAAACGAATTCTCGCCGAGGAAGAGCGCGCCGGCGGACGCCGCGTGGAGCAGCCCTCCGACTGGATCGTGGCCCGCGAGGAGCGCGAATACGAGCGGGCGGATCTGATTCAGGTTTTGGCGCCCTTTTCTCTCGATTCGTTCGTGCGGGCGGGGGTGCCGCGCGAAAAGCTCGATCTAATTTACTCCGCCGTGAACGTCTCGGCCTTCAGGCCGCCCGCCGCGGTTGTCGAGGCGCGCTTGCAGCGGTTGACCGCGGGCGAGCGGCTGCGCGTCATTTGCGCCGGTACCTTCTGCCGGCGAAAAGGCGCCCGATTTTGGGGCGAGATGCTCGAAGGGGCAAGCCAGGCCGCCCAATTCCGCTTCGTCGGCAGCATTGCCTCGGACGCCGCGGGCATCGCGCGCTCGATCGGCGCGCGCGCGGAGTTTCGCGCCAAAGTGCCGGAAGCCTCGCTGCGCGAAGAGTACGCCTGGGCCGATCTTTTCGCGCTGCCAACCTTGGAAGAGGGATCCCCGGCCGTGGTCGCCCAGGCGCTGGCGTCGCGCTTGCCGGTGATCACGACCACCAGTTGCGGGGCCTCGGCCCTGGTCGAAAACGGACTTACGGGTTGGATCATCCCGCCTTCTCGGTCGGACGCGCTGGCGGACTGCGTCCGCCGGCTCGACGCGGACCGCGCGGAGCTAGTGGCGGCCGTGCGCCGCCTGCGCGAACGCGAGTTCTCGCGCGACTGGAGCGAATACGCGCGCGACTTCGTTCGGTCGATTCGCGATCGGCGAGAGGCAACCTGAGTGCTGGCGTTTTGCGTACTCACTTGGGGCCTGCTCTGCGGTGTCGTGTTCTGGCGCTGCCGGCGGCCTCAGATGGACAGCGTGGGGCTGCCGCTGGCTTATGTGGCGTTATTATCGGTGGGGCACTGCGGCGCGGCGCTGGAACTGCTCCCCTGGTTCGATCCGTCCCGCGATCCGTATCTTGCTCAAGTCGGTATTACTCGCGCAGACACGATCGCGGGGTTCGCCGCGAGCACGTTGGGTTTAGGCGCGTTCTGCCTGGGAAGCTGGTTTCTCGACGGGCTGCCCTACGTCCGCCGCGCCCGGCGGCGGGGGGCGGCTGTTCCAGTCCGAAGTGGCGGGCGCAACCTGGTGTTGATCGGCGTGCTGTCGTACTTCGTTTTATCGAGGGCCCGCTGGATTCCGGGGAGCATCACCTCGGCCGGCGGCAACCTGGCCGTGGTGGGCCTCTGCTTGCTGGCCGGGTCGTGGCGACGCCGCGGCATTGCTTCTCGCTCGCGCTTGATCGTGGGGGCCTTGTCGTTTCCCTTGATCACCGCGGCGTCCGCCGGGTTCATCGGCTTTGGGGTGACAGCCCTGGTGCAGGCGGGCAGCTTTTTCGTCCGCGTCGTCCGCTTGCGCTGGTGGTCCCTGGCCGTGGCACCGGTTCTCGTCTGGCTGGGGCTCTCGGTTTACGTCACCTACATGGCCGCCAGAAACGACATTCGCAAGCAGGTGTGGGGCGGCAGCGGCCTGACAAGGCGCGTGGAGACCTTCGCGAGGGTGTTTGCCGGCGCGCAACTGTTCGACCCCTGGAACGCGGAGCACCTGTATGCGATCGCTGGCAGGTTGAACCAGAACGGGCTGGTGGGACGCGCGATCCGTTTCATGGAGCAAGAGAAAACCGAGCCGGCCTACGGGGAGACGCTGGCCATTGCCGCCGTCGCCTGGATTCCACGTGTGCTTTGGCCCGGAAAGCCGGTTTTTGGAGGGAGCGGAAACCTGGTGTCGAAATATACCGGGATGACGTTCGATAAGGACACGGCTGTGGGGGTGGGAAATGTCCTGGAATCGTACATCAACTTCGGAATGGCGGGCATCGGCCTGGGGTTTTTTGTGTTCGGGGCGATTGTCCGCCACCTTGATTTCCGCGCCGGCGCGGCGCTAAGGTGCGGCCGCACCTGGGACTACGTGTTCTATCATCTCGTGGGCATCTCCGCGCTGCAGCCAGGCAACACCTGGGCTGAAGCGGTCGGGTCGTGCGCGGCGGCCGCTGTGCTGGTGGCCGTGCTGAAACGAGCGGGCATTCAGGCTTGAAGTCGATCTGATGAATCCCGCAACTCCACTGCTTGTCGAACCTTCGAGCGTACCGCTCACGCGCGGCACAGCCAGGCGGCCAGCCAGGTTATTGGCGGTTTTTCCCGGGCTCGATCCTGCGGCAGGCGGGATACAAATCGCCTCGCTGACGGCGCTTCCCGTCATCGCCGAGGGCCCGTTCGAGGCCATCGTTTTCGGCGCCGATCCTTCGGGCGCGGCCGCGGGCGCCCGCCAATCGGTGATTGACGGGAGCAAGCATCGTCTGCTGTGCCGCGTCGCTCGGCGCCGTTGGGAGGCCGAGATTTTGCTGGTCTGGCACATCGACATGCTCAAGCTCCTTCCGTTCATCCGCGGCTTTCGGGGGCGCGTGGTCATGTTCTGTCTCGGCATCGAGCTCTGGCGGCCGCACGGCTGGTGTACACGGCGGCTGCTC
Coding sequences within it:
- a CDS encoding glycosyltransferase family 4 protein is translated as MTSLRIALVVHGRFHIFDLARELLHQGHDVTLFTNYPKRVCERFGVPRRRVVNCLTHGVASRALAKLLPRSPGLRERWTNAAFGRWAARTVPAHGRWDAVACMSGVAEDLFDGLDAPETLRVLLRLSLHIREQKRILAEEERAGGRRVEQPSDWIVAREEREYERADLIQVLAPFSLDSFVRAGVPREKLDLIYSAVNVSAFRPPAAVVEARLQRLTAGERLRVICAGTFCRRKGARFWGEMLEGASQAAQFRFVGSIASDAAGIARSIGARAEFRAKVPEASLREEYAWADLFALPTLEEGSPAVVAQALASRLPVITTTSCGASALVENGLTGWIIPPSRSDALADCVRRLDADRAELVAAVRRLREREFSRDWSEYARDFVRSIRDRREAT